The Phoenix dactylifera cultivar Barhee BC4 chromosome 9, palm_55x_up_171113_PBpolish2nd_filt_p, whole genome shotgun sequence genome window below encodes:
- the LOC103701863 gene encoding transcription factor NIGT1 has product MDFAERARKCQEYVEALEEERRKIEVFQRELPLCLQLVTQAIESIRMQIWSSEETVTDGPVLEEFIPLKPTSSSTEEEKGGSMEMEQERSEKKPDWLRSVQLWNQETDHSLPKGDPPKRPIAVNAKKIGGAFHPFERGKHAPAAPAAPAASSSTVGGGGGGGVGGEKEKDKEGQSQPPRKARRCWSAELHRRFLHALDQLGGSHAATPKQIREMMKVDGLTNDEVKSHLQKYRLHARRPNLAVQSSSTSNPLAPQFVVVGGLWVPPPDYAAAPAASAAAQPSHGAGAGAGASPNGVYAPVASLPSDLRYQKQQREKPSHSSPTGPLHSEGRCSGDDGATNSASPTTSSSSQTTTASPPY; this is encoded by the exons ATGGATTTCGCGGAGCGCGCACGGAAGTGCCAGGAGTACGTGGAGGCGCTCGAGGAGGAGCGCCGGAAGATCGAGGTCTTCCAGCGCGAGCTCCCCCTCTGTCTCCAACTCGTCACCCAAG CGATCGAGAGCATTAGGATGCAGATCTGGAGCAGCGAGGAGACGGTGACGGATGGGCCCGTGCTGGAGGAGTTCATCCCTTTGAAGCCGACCTCCTCTTCGAccgaagaggagaagggcggCTCTATGGAGATGGAACAAGAGAGATCGGAGAAGAAGCCGGATTGGCTCCGATCGGTCCAGCTCTGGAACCAGGAGACCGACCACTCACTCCCTAAAGGG GATCCTCCGAAGAGGCCGATCGCggtgaatgctaagaagatcgGCGGAGCCTTTCACCCATTTGAAAGAGGGAAGCACGCCCCGGCGGCGCCGGCGGCGCCGGCGGCGAGCTCATCTACGGTGGGCggtggaggaggcggcggcgttggtggggagaaagagaaggataaGGAGGGCCAGTCCCAGCCTCCCAGAAAGGCAAGGCGGTGCTGGTCAGCGGAGCTCCACCGCCGGTTCCTCCACGCCCTCGACCAGCTCGGCGGCTCCCACG CGGCGACGCCGAAGCAGATCCGGGAGATGATGAAGGTGGACGGTCTCACCAACGACGAAGTCAAGAGTCATTTGCAG AAATACCGGCTGCATGCTAGACGGCCAAACCTAGCAGTCCAGAGCAGCAGCACTAGCAATCCCCTGGCCCCGCAGTTTGTAGTTGTCGGCGGACTATGGGTCCCACCGCCGGATTATGCAGCTGCTCCTGCTGCATCCGCAGCAGCACAACCATCCCATGGTGCTGGTGCTGGTGCTGGTGCTTCCCCAAATGGAGTTTATGCTCCTGTTGCATCGCTGCCATCAGATCTGAGATACCAAAAGCAGCAGCGTGAGAAGCCGTCACATAGTTCTCCCACTGGGCCACTACATTCAGAAGGTAGATGCAGTGGAGATGATGGTGCTACCAATTCAGCTTCCCCTACCACCTCATCATCTTCTCAAACAACAACTGCTTCACCTCCATATTGA
- the LOC103701916 gene encoding putative cysteine-rich receptor-like protein kinase 23 — translation MSRLHSKPLSFLLFASLYLLLLHPALGDDPINLTPVYPNCSGGAYTNGSAFQTNLNTLFSSLNSKSPASNFYNDTAGTGIDRVYGLFLCQGDLSHTDCQACIKAATTDILKACSQRQAVIFYDYCQLRYSDYDFFGIMDPIGIAMRNSNNVSDPERPLNFVSNLVKEAPNNKPLMFAAEASARHHLFGMAECTMDITSADCAKCLNTIFEGIKSCCSGYQGWRFLSPSCSIRYEAISFLRNQNSTSSDLVLSKCSDDELPSGDGSLQQDLDHLLSSLPSQARASGFYNTSVGVDPDRLYGLALCRADLAPGSKACLNCLNDAAADAVDECHDKTQAIVWHEKCLLRYSNRNFFGAVSNDMRVLCNRVEISEANDAAVIQMMTSLFAKAPESLRMFAAGKVTLGNDTGYGLVQCTRDLGSEGCQDCLREAMGNATDACKQRKGWRSLSGSCTVRYESYAFFNTSILAADAPAPAPAGKGHVNSFPPVKSWGSACGPNFMTVGLLCLLAINSMDGLGKW, via the coding sequence ATGTCTCGTCTTCATTCCAAGCCCTTGAGCTTCCTGCTCTTCGCTTCACTTtaccttctcctcctccaccctGCTCTCGGTGACGATCCTATTAACCTCACCCCAGTTTATCCCAACTGCTCCGGCGGAGCATACACCAACGGCAGCGCCTTCCAAACCAACCTCAAcaccctcttctcctccctcaaCTCCAAGTCCCCCGCCTCCAACTTCTACAACGACACCGCCGGTACCGGCATTGACCGTGTTTATGGTCTCTTCCTCTGCCAAGGAGACCTCTCCCACACCGACTGCCAAGCATGCATCAAGGCGGCCACCACCGACATCCTGAAGGCGTGTTCCCAACGCCAGGCCGTCATCTTTTACGACTACTGCCAACTCCGCTACTCCGACTACGACTTCTTCGGCATCATGGACCCCATTGGCATCGCCATGCGCAACAGCAACAACGTGTCGGATCCTGAAAGGCCACTGAACTTCGTCTCTAACCTTGTGAAGGAGGCTCCGAACAACAAACCGTTGATGTTCGCCGCCGAAGCATCGGCTCGACACCATTTGTTTGGAATGGCGGAGTGCACCATGGACATCACCAGCGCCGACTGCGCCAAGTGCTTGAACACAATCTTTGAGGGCATCAAGAGCTGTTGCAGTGGCTACCAAGGGTGGCGATTCCTAAGTCCCAGCTGCAGCATTCGGTATGAGGCCATCTCCTTTCTCCGAAACCAAAACTCCACATCCTCCGATCTTGTCCTGAGCAAATGCTCTGACGACGAGCTCCCATCAGGCGATGGCAGTTTGCAACAAGACCTCGATCATCTACTTTCTTCTCTACCAAGCCAAGCTCGTGCCAGTGGCTTCTACAACACCAGTGTCGGCGTCGACCCGGACCGGCTCTACGGGCTCGCGCTCTGTAGAGCTGATCTTGCTCCGGGAAGCAAAGCCTGCCTTAATTGTCTCAACGACGCCGCCGCCGATGCGGTCGACGAGTGCCACGACAAGACGCAAGCCATCGTCTGGCACGAGAAGTGCCTCTTGAGGTACTCCAATAGAAACTTCTTTGGTGCAGTCAGCAATGACATGAGGGTTCTATGCAACCGGGTGGAGATATCAGAGGCAAACGATGCAGCTGTGATTCAAATGATGACGAGTCTCTTCGCGAAGGCCCCAGAAAGCCTGAGAATGTTTGCAGCCGGTAAGGTCACACTGGGGAACGACACTGGCTATGGACTGGTGCAGTGCACGAGAGATCTTGGCAGCGAGGGTTGCCAGGATTGTCTGAGAGAAGCGATGGGAAACGCGACGGACGCCTGCAAGCAGAGGAAAGGTTGGCGGTCTTTGTCAGGGAGTTGCACGGTGAGGTATGAGAGCTATGCGTTCTTCAACACCAGCATATTGGCGGCAGATGCTCCGGCTCCGGCGCCGGCTGGGAAAGGGCATGTGAATTCGTTTCCTCCGGTCAAGAGTTGGGGGAGTGCTTGTGGGCCAAATTTTATGACCGTAGGACTGCTTTGTCTATTGGCGATCAATTCTATGGATGGACTTGGGAAGTGGTAG